A window of Actinobacillus suis ATCC 33415 contains these coding sequences:
- a CDS encoding histidine phosphatase family protein: protein MALNIYLVRHGKTVWNLEGRLQGSGDSPLVEEGIEGAKKAGRALKEVKFAAAYSSMQKRAQDTANYILAENSEKNIPHFHHFGLNEFDFGLWEGTKSVDLYSNDEYWTMKKTPAEYRAETNGGETYEDLYNRVIKVFNQIAQLHQDNENVLIVAHGMTLTVLTAVLRGLHWSECRDETKHSFVINTAINRAVVENGKAELVEFNRVEHLA from the coding sequence ATGGCACTCAACATTTATTTAGTCCGTCACGGGAAAACTGTTTGGAATTTAGAAGGGCGTTTGCAAGGCTCCGGCGATTCACCTTTGGTTGAAGAAGGTATTGAAGGGGCGAAAAAAGCGGGGAGAGCGTTAAAAGAGGTTAAATTTGCCGCTGCTTATTCGAGTATGCAAAAACGTGCGCAAGATACCGCAAATTATATTTTGGCAGAAAATAGTGAGAAGAACATTCCGCACTTTCACCACTTCGGTTTAAATGAGTTTGATTTTGGGCTTTGGGAAGGTACGAAATCGGTAGATTTATACTCAAATGATGAATATTGGACGATGAAAAAAACACCGGCGGAATATCGTGCGGAAACTAATGGCGGTGAAACTTATGAAGATCTTTATAACCGAGTGATTAAAGTGTTTAATCAAATTGCTCAGTTGCACCAAGATAATGAAAACGTATTAATTGTTGCACACGGTATGACATTAACCGTTCTCACAGCGGTATTACGAGGCTTGCATTGGTCGGAATGTCGTGATGAAACTAAACACAGTTTTGTGATTAACACCGCTATTAACCGAGCGGTTGTTGAGAATGGTAAGGCTGAATTAGTTGAGTTTAATCGCGTGGAACATTTGGCTTAG
- a CDS encoding NAD(+) kinase has protein sequence MKSVERFFECIAIVGKPRHDIALETHLAVYNWLKDRRYDVLLEENIARQLNLPDGKSLEEIGQQANLVIVIGGDGNMLGMARQLAKYRVPLIGINRGNLGFLTDIAPQSAFEQLHNCIERGEFVIEERFLLEARIERNGKIIATNNALNEVVIHPSQVARIIEFEVYIDGKFAFSQRSDGLIISTPTGSTAYSLSAGGPILTPNMNAIALVPMHPHTLSSRPLVIDGDSQISLRFAQYNQPSLEVSCDGQYDLPFTPEDRIIVTKSPDTLHLLHLNNYNYFTVLGSKLGWSSKLF, from the coding sequence ATGAAATCTGTAGAACGATTTTTTGAATGTATTGCGATTGTAGGTAAACCTCGTCACGATATTGCTTTAGAGACGCATTTAGCCGTTTATAATTGGTTGAAAGATCGCCGCTATGATGTGTTGTTAGAAGAAAATATTGCTCGTCAGCTCAATCTTCCGGATGGCAAAAGTTTGGAAGAAATCGGTCAGCAAGCCAATCTGGTCATTGTTATCGGTGGGGACGGCAATATGCTCGGTATGGCTCGTCAATTAGCAAAATATCGTGTTCCGCTGATTGGGATTAACCGAGGGAACTTAGGTTTTCTGACGGATATTGCACCGCAATCTGCTTTTGAACAATTACATAATTGTATTGAGCGTGGGGAGTTTGTGATTGAAGAACGCTTCTTACTCGAAGCTCGTATTGAGCGTAATGGCAAAATTATTGCAACCAATAATGCCCTGAACGAAGTTGTAATTCACCCCAGCCAAGTGGCTCGCATTATTGAATTTGAAGTATATATTGACGGTAAATTTGCATTCTCACAACGTTCGGACGGTTTAATTATTAGTACACCGACAGGTTCGACAGCCTATTCATTATCGGCGGGCGGCCCAATTTTAACGCCGAATATGAATGCGATCGCATTAGTACCGATGCACCCGCATACGCTCTCTTCCCGACCGTTAGTGATTGATGGAGACAGCCAAATCTCTTTACGCTTTGCGCAATATAATCAACCTAGTTTGGAAGTAAGTTGTGACGGACAATATGATTTGCCGTTTACACCGGAAGATCGCATTATCGTTACCAAAAGTCCGGATACCTTACACCTGCTACACCTTAACAATTATAATTATTTTACGGTGCTTGGTTCTAAGCTTGGCTGGTCTAGCAAGTTATTCTAA
- a CDS encoding YgiW/YdeI family stress tolerance OB fold protein encodes MKKVLVLTTLLSLSATSVANFEGPAAQQGGFSGEGTKTPPTSVAQALEAWDDAPVKLTGYITKQIDHDEFYFKDASGEIKIEVEDHAWNGQNVTPKDKITIEGKVDKNDWGKSSIDVYSIKK; translated from the coding sequence ATGAAAAAAGTATTAGTTTTAACGACGCTTCTCTCTTTATCTGCAACTTCAGTGGCAAATTTTGAAGGCCCTGCCGCACAGCAAGGCGGTTTTAGCGGTGAAGGAACAAAAACACCTCCGACTTCCGTTGCACAAGCACTCGAAGCGTGGGACGATGCACCGGTAAAATTAACCGGCTATATCACCAAGCAAATCGATCACGATGAGTTCTATTTTAAAGATGCTAGCGGTGAAATTAAGATCGAAGTGGAAGATCACGCTTGGAACGGACAAAATGTCACCCCGAAAGACAAAATTACCATTGAAGGTAAAGTAGATAAAAATGACTGGGGTAAATCCAGCATTGATGTATATAGCATTAAAAAATAA
- a CDS encoding recombinase RecA codes for MRKLIIIRGHSGSGKSTFAKQKIAEFELHFPNGKIFHIENDQFLYENGEYIWTKERFRSAKMLAEQKLALAWEFAKSHPQLPVFIVISNVNLSLQAVEKYQNIANSLQMKIEKYRLMNFFKNQHHVDIYTVLSMYLALEQQPLVDEVIVRPIKKMPYFMRIILEKMRKRRDKKDIQAV; via the coding sequence ATGCGAAAATTAATCATTATTCGAGGGCATTCCGGTTCGGGCAAATCAACGTTTGCTAAGCAAAAAATAGCGGAGTTTGAGCTGCATTTTCCGAATGGCAAAATTTTTCATATTGAGAATGACCAATTTCTATATGAAAACGGTGAATATATTTGGACGAAAGAAAGATTTCGGTCCGCTAAAATGTTAGCTGAACAGAAATTAGCATTAGCTTGGGAATTTGCCAAAAGTCATCCGCAACTTCCCGTATTCATTGTGATCAGTAATGTGAATCTTAGTTTACAAGCGGTTGAAAAATACCAAAATATTGCAAATTCATTACAGATGAAGATAGAAAAGTATCGTTTGATGAATTTCTTTAAGAATCAACATCATGTTGATATTTATACGGTATTAAGTATGTATTTGGCGTTAGAACAGCAGCCGTTAGTAGATGAAGTTATTGTCAGACCAATCAAGAAAATGCCTTATTTTATGCGTATAATATTAGAAAAAATGCGTAAGCGTAGGGATAAAAAAGACATACAAGCGGTCTAA
- the rpmI gene encoding 50S ribosomal protein L35 — MPKIKTVRGAAKRFKKTASGGFKRKQSHLRHILTKKTTKRKRHLRHKSMVAKADQVLVVACLPYA; from the coding sequence ATGCCTAAAATTAAAACAGTACGTGGTGCTGCTAAGCGTTTCAAGAAAACAGCTTCAGGCGGTTTCAAACGTAAACAATCTCACTTACGTCATATTTTGACTAAGAAAACCACTAAACGTAAACGTCACTTACGCCACAAATCAATGGTAGCGAAAGCAGACCAAGTATTAGTAGTAGCGTGCTTACCATACGCATAA
- the glyA gene encoding serine hydroxymethyltransferase, producing MFTANMNIQDYDPILWQAIENENRRQEEHIELIASENYASPRVMQAQGSQFTNKYAEGYPGKRYYGGCEYADIVEQLAIDRAKQLFGADYVNVQPHSGSQANAAVYGALIQPNDIILGMDLAHGGHLTHGAKVSFSGKIYNSVLYGITAEGLIDYEDVRKKALECKPKMIVAGFSAYSQIVDWAKMREIADEVGAYLFVDMAHVAGLIAAGLYPNPLPHAHVVTTTTHKTLGGPRGGLILSACGDEEIYKKLQSSVFPANQGGPLVHIIAAKAVCFKEALEPEYKVYQQNVIKNAKAMVEVFKQRGYDVVSNGTENHLFLVSFIKQGKTGKAADAALGKANITVNKNAVPNDPQKPFVTSGIRVGTPSVTRRGFNEADVRELAGWMCDVLDAMGTDNEESVIAATKQKVLAICARLPVYPK from the coding sequence ATGTTTACAGCAAACATGAACATTCAAGATTACGACCCTATTTTATGGCAAGCAATTGAAAACGAAAATCGCCGTCAGGAAGAACATATTGAACTAATCGCTTCGGAAAACTATGCAAGTCCTCGAGTAATGCAAGCGCAAGGTTCGCAATTTACTAATAAATATGCGGAAGGCTATCCGGGTAAACGTTATTACGGCGGTTGTGAATATGCAGATATCGTTGAGCAATTAGCCATTGATCGTGCAAAACAATTATTTGGTGCGGATTATGTGAATGTACAGCCGCATTCAGGTTCTCAAGCGAATGCGGCTGTTTATGGCGCATTAATTCAACCGAACGACATCATTTTAGGTATGGACTTAGCTCACGGTGGCCATTTAACGCATGGTGCAAAAGTGAGCTTCTCAGGCAAAATTTATAATTCGGTACTCTACGGTATCACCGCCGAAGGCTTAATTGATTATGAAGATGTGCGCAAAAAAGCGCTTGAATGTAAACCGAAAATGATTGTTGCCGGTTTCTCTGCTTATTCACAAATCGTAGATTGGGCGAAAATGCGTGAAATTGCTGATGAAGTCGGTGCTTATTTATTTGTCGATATGGCTCACGTTGCAGGTTTAATTGCAGCAGGTTTATATCCGAATCCATTACCGCACGCTCATGTTGTAACAACTACAACTCATAAAACACTCGGTGGCCCTCGCGGCGGCTTAATTCTTTCTGCTTGTGGCGATGAAGAAATTTATAAGAAACTTCAATCTTCGGTTTTCCCAGCGAACCAAGGCGGCCCGTTAGTACATATTATTGCGGCAAAAGCGGTTTGCTTTAAAGAAGCGTTAGAGCCAGAATATAAAGTCTATCAGCAAAATGTAATCAAGAATGCAAAAGCAATGGTAGAAGTGTTCAAACAACGTGGTTACGATGTCGTTTCAAACGGTACGGAAAACCATTTATTCTTAGTTAGCTTTATTAAACAAGGTAAAACCGGTAAAGCGGCAGATGCAGCTTTAGGTAAAGCCAATATTACGGTAAATAAAAATGCCGTGCCAAATGATCCGCAAAAACCGTTTGTCACCTCAGGGATTCGTGTCGGTACACCATCGGTTACTCGCCGAGGCTTTAATGAAGCGGATGTGCGTGAATTAGCCGGCTGGATGTGCGATGTGCTAGATGCAATGGGTACTGACAATGAAGAAAGTGTGATTGCCGCAACCAAACAAAAAGTCTTAGCAATCTGCGCCCGCTTACCGGTTTATCCGAAATAA
- the thrS gene encoding threonine--tRNA ligase, which translates to MPIITLPDGSQRQFDNPVSVMEVAQSIGAGLAKATIAGRVNGERRDACDIISEDSSLEIITAKDEDGLEIIRHSCAHLLGHAIKQLFPDVKMAIGPTIDNGFYYDVDLDRSLTQEDLDAIEKRMLELAKTNYDVVKKRVSWQEARDTFEKRGEPYKMAILDENIERTATPALYHHEEYIDMCRGPHVPNMRFCHHFKLQKVAGAYWRGDSKNKMLQRIYGTAWADKKQLAEYLTRLEEAAKRDHRRIGKALDLYHMQEEAPGMVFWHNDGWTIFRELETFVRTKLKEYDYQEVKGPFMMDRVLWERTGHWQNYADLMFTTQSENREYAIKPMNCPGHVQIFNQGLKSYRDLPIRMAEFGSCHRNEPSGSLHGLMRVRGFTQDDAHIFCTEDQIESEVTSCIRMVYDIYSTFGFSNIQVKLSTRPENRIGDDAMWDRAEDGLAKALTANGLSYEIQEGEGAFYGPKIEFALRDCLDREWQCGTIQLDFALPGRLDASYVAEDNGRRTPVMIHRAILGSIERFIGIITEEYAGFFPTWLAPTQAVVMNITDSQADYVQKVTKALSDAGIRAKSDLRNEKVGFKVREHTLRRVPYMLVCGDKEIEAGKVSVRTRKGADLGTFTIEEFVEILKNQVKARELKLLGEE; encoded by the coding sequence ATGCCTATTATCACTTTACCAGACGGCTCACAACGCCAATTCGATAATCCCGTTTCTGTAATGGAAGTTGCGCAATCAATCGGTGCAGGTTTAGCAAAAGCTACGATTGCAGGGCGTGTAAACGGCGAACGCCGTGATGCGTGTGACATCATTTCTGAAGATAGCTCACTTGAAATTATTACTGCAAAAGATGAAGACGGTTTAGAGATCATTCGTCACTCATGTGCGCACTTATTAGGTCATGCGATCAAACAATTATTCCCAGATGTAAAAATGGCGATTGGCCCGACAATCGACAATGGTTTCTATTATGACGTGGATTTAGATCGCTCACTCACACAAGAAGATTTAGATGCGATTGAAAAGCGTATGCTGGAGCTGGCTAAAACCAACTATGATGTGGTGAAAAAACGCGTAAGCTGGCAAGAAGCGCGTGATACGTTTGAAAAACGTGGCGAACCGTACAAAATGGCGATTTTAGATGAAAATATCGAACGTACTGCAACGCCTGCGTTATATCACCACGAAGAATATATTGATATGTGTCGTGGTCCGCACGTACCAAATATGCGTTTCTGCCACCACTTCAAATTACAAAAAGTTGCAGGTGCATACTGGCGTGGCGATAGCAAAAACAAAATGTTGCAACGTATTTACGGCACGGCTTGGGCAGATAAAAAACAATTAGCGGAATACTTAACCCGTTTAGAAGAAGCGGCAAAACGTGACCACCGCCGTATCGGTAAAGCGTTAGATTTATACCATATGCAAGAAGAAGCACCGGGTATGGTGTTCTGGCACAATGACGGTTGGACGATTTTCCGTGAACTTGAAACTTTCGTGCGTACTAAATTAAAAGAGTACGATTACCAAGAAGTAAAAGGTCCGTTTATGATGGACAGAGTGCTTTGGGAGCGTACCGGCCACTGGCAAAATTATGCGGATTTAATGTTCACTACGCAATCTGAAAACCGTGAATATGCAATCAAACCGATGAACTGCCCAGGTCACGTTCAAATCTTCAATCAAGGTTTAAAATCATACCGTGACTTACCAATCCGTATGGCGGAATTCGGTTCGTGCCACCGTAACGAGCCGTCAGGTTCATTGCACGGCTTAATGCGTGTACGTGGTTTTACTCAAGATGATGCGCATATTTTCTGTACTGAAGATCAAATTGAAAGCGAAGTAACTAGCTGTATCCGTATGGTTTACGATATCTACAGCACTTTTGGTTTCAGCAACATTCAAGTGAAACTTTCAACTCGTCCTGAAAACCGTATCGGTGATGATGCGATGTGGGATCGTGCGGAAGATGGTTTAGCAAAAGCATTAACGGCAAATGGCTTAAGCTATGAAATCCAAGAAGGCGAAGGCGCATTCTACGGTCCGAAAATTGAGTTTGCATTACGTGACTGTTTAGATCGTGAATGGCAATGCGGTACGATCCAATTAGACTTCGCATTACCGGGGCGTTTAGATGCGTCTTATGTGGCGGAAGATAACGGTCGCCGTACACCGGTTATGATTCACCGTGCGATTTTAGGTTCTATCGAACGCTTTATCGGTATTATTACCGAAGAATACGCTGGTTTCTTCCCAACGTGGTTAGCGCCGACTCAAGCAGTGGTAATGAACATTACCGATAGCCAAGCTGACTACGTACAAAAAGTAACGAAAGCGTTATCTGATGCGGGTATCCGTGCGAAATCAGACTTACGTAACGAAAAAGTCGGCTTTAAAGTACGTGAACACACCTTACGTCGAGTACCTTATATGCTTGTGTGCGGCGATAAAGAAATTGAAGCGGGCAAAGTATCGGTACGTACCCGTAAAGGTGCGGATTTAGGCACATTCACCATTGAAGAATTTGTTGAAATCCTTAAAAACCAGGTGAAAGCTCGTGAACTTAAATTATTAGGCGAAGAGTAA
- the rplT gene encoding 50S ribosomal protein L20 → MARVKRGVIARARHKKVLKAAKGYYGARSRVYRVAFQAVIKAGQYAYRDRRQRKRQFRQLWIARINAAARQNGLSYSKFINGLKKASVEIDRKILADIAVFDKVAFAALVEKAKSAL, encoded by the coding sequence ATGGCTCGTGTAAAACGTGGTGTTATTGCAAGAGCACGCCATAAGAAAGTTCTTAAGGCTGCTAAAGGTTATTATGGTGCGCGTTCACGTGTTTATCGCGTTGCGTTCCAAGCTGTAATTAAAGCTGGTCAATATGCTTACCGTGACCGTCGTCAACGTAAACGTCAATTCCGTCAATTATGGATTGCACGTATCAACGCTGCAGCACGTCAAAACGGTTTATCTTACAGCAAATTCATCAATGGCTTGAAAAAAGCTTCTGTTGAAATCGACCGTAAGATTTTAGCTGACATCGCTGTATTCGACAAAGTTGCATTCGCAGCTTTAGTTGAAAAAGCAAAATCTGCTCTTTAA
- a CDS encoding YqgE/AlgH family protein, with product MLENLQGKFLIATPEIDDDYFDRTVIYICEHNSNGAMGLVINTPTDLSVLELITRMDFQMANQRNYHKDQMVLSGGPVSQDRGFIIHTKTEQEFLHSYRVTDNILLTTSGDVLDSLGKPEAPEKFIVCLGCATWKPEQLEQEIARNYWLVSDANDKTLFETGYLERWVEANEMLGISGVLARAGRA from the coding sequence ATGTTAGAAAATTTACAAGGCAAATTTTTGATTGCAACGCCGGAAATTGATGATGACTACTTTGATCGCACGGTAATTTATATCTGCGAACATAACAGTAATGGCGCGATGGGCTTAGTAATTAATACACCGACCGACTTATCCGTTTTGGAATTGATTACCCGTATGGATTTTCAAATGGCGAATCAACGTAATTACCATAAAGATCAGATGGTCTTAAGCGGCGGGCCGGTCAGTCAAGATCGGGGCTTTATTATTCACACCAAAACCGAACAAGAATTTTTACATAGCTATCGTGTTACCGATAATATTTTGTTAACTACATCAGGCGATGTGCTGGATAGCCTTGGTAAACCAGAAGCGCCGGAAAAATTTATTGTCTGTTTAGGTTGTGCCACGTGGAAACCGGAACAACTCGAACAAGAAATCGCACGCAATTATTGGTTGGTATCCGATGCGAACGACAAAACCTTATTCGAAACCGGTTATTTAGAACGTTGGGTAGAAGCAAATGAAATGCTCGGTATTTCAGGTGTGTTAGCCCGTGCCGGCAGAGCCTAA
- the infC gene encoding translation initiation factor IF-3 — protein sequence MKPVKRVQSNRAHRLNDEIRGVKEVRLTDENGEQVGIVSIQDALARAEDAELDLVEISPNAEPPVCRIMNYGKFIYEKEKAAKEQKKKQKVVQIKEIKFRPGTDDGDYQIKLRSILRFLEDGDKVKITVRFRGREMAHQDIGLDVLERVKTDTAEVAVVESAPGKLEGRQAVMVIAPKKK from the coding sequence ATTAAACCTGTAAAACGTGTTCAGTCGAATCGCGCACATCGTCTTAATGATGAAATTCGTGGCGTGAAGGAAGTTCGCCTAACTGATGAAAATGGCGAACAAGTTGGTATCGTATCAATTCAAGATGCTTTGGCGAGAGCGGAAGATGCTGAATTAGATTTAGTTGAAATCAGCCCTAATGCAGAACCGCCGGTTTGTCGTATTATGAACTACGGTAAGTTCATCTACGAAAAAGAAAAAGCTGCAAAAGAGCAAAAGAAAAAGCAGAAAGTCGTACAAATTAAGGAAATTAAATTCCGTCCTGGTACAGACGATGGCGATTATCAAATTAAATTACGTAGCATTTTACGTTTCTTAGAAGACGGCGATAAAGTTAAAATTACCGTTCGTTTCCGTGGTCGTGAAATGGCACACCAAGATATCGGTTTAGACGTTTTAGAACGTGTTAAAACAGATACGGCTGAAGTGGCAGTAGTTGAATCGGCACCGGGCAAACTTGAAGGCCGCCAAGCGGTAATGGTTATTGCACCGAAGAAAAAATAA
- the ruvX gene encoding Holliday junction resolvase RuvX yields MARTILAFDFGTYSIGCAVGQDITGTAQGLPSFKAQDGIPNWDQIEKVIKEWQPERLVVGLPLNMDGSEQPLTQRAKKFANRLNGRFNLPVELQDERLTTVSAKAEIFERGGYKALKKDKVDSISACLILESWFEAQ; encoded by the coding sequence ATGGCAAGAACAATTCTCGCATTTGATTTCGGTACTTACAGCATCGGCTGTGCAGTCGGGCAGGATATTACCGGTACGGCGCAGGGACTTCCCTCTTTTAAAGCGCAAGACGGGATTCCGAACTGGGATCAAATTGAAAAAGTGATCAAAGAATGGCAACCGGAACGCTTAGTGGTCGGCTTACCGCTCAATATGGACGGCAGCGAACAGCCGCTTACCCAAAGAGCGAAAAAATTTGCGAATCGCTTAAACGGACGTTTTAATTTGCCGGTTGAGTTACAAGACGAACGCCTCACAACAGTATCAGCGAAAGCGGAAATTTTTGAACGGGGCGGTTACAAAGCCTTAAAAAAAGATAAAGTGGATTCGATTTCCGCCTGCTTAATTTTAGAAAGCTGGTTTGAAGCCCAATAA
- a CDS encoding TIGR01621 family pseudouridine synthase, which translates to MTEKLTICFQHHDFVVIDKPVGVSVHKDEEAVGLTEKLAKQLQVEQVWLVHRLDKVTSGLLIFALNKQAAVHFYHLFEQHKIEKTYWALSDQKPKKKQGKISGDMQKSRNGAWKLCHSKQNPAVTQFISYSLEPNLRHFILQPKTGKTHQLRVAMKSLGSPILGDQLYAGTEADRVYLHAYQLKFEYQGESFCIQSPPTSGQFWAKICNAESVKNI; encoded by the coding sequence ATGACTGAAAAATTGACTATTTGCTTCCAACATCACGACTTTGTTGTGATTGATAAACCGGTCGGCGTGAGTGTACACAAAGACGAGGAAGCGGTCGGATTAACCGAAAAACTCGCTAAACAATTACAAGTGGAACAAGTATGGCTGGTACATCGCTTAGATAAAGTCACGTCCGGCTTATTGATTTTTGCCTTGAATAAACAAGCAGCCGTACACTTTTATCACCTATTTGAACAACATAAAATCGAAAAAACCTATTGGGCATTGAGCGATCAAAAACCGAAAAAGAAACAAGGTAAAATTAGCGGTGATATGCAAAAAAGCCGTAACGGCGCGTGGAAATTGTGCCATAGCAAACAGAATCCTGCCGTGACTCAATTTATTTCATACTCGCTTGAACCAAATTTACGCCATTTTATTTTGCAACCGAAAACCGGTAAAACACATCAATTAAGGGTAGCGATGAAAAGTTTAGGCAGCCCGATTTTAGGTGATCAACTCTATGCCGGCACAGAAGCGGATCGGGTTTACTTACATGCTTATCAGCTAAAATTTGAATATCAAGGCGAATCTTTTTGTATCCAAAGTCCACCGACAAGCGGTCAATTTTGGGCAAAAATTTGCAATGCTGAATCTGTAAAAAATATTTAA
- a CDS encoding YgiW/YdeI family stress tolerance OB fold protein: MKKLLALTAIFAISSPAMAGFENTTSANNDGFKSNHTNVQAAAIKNVAQAKKAGDNAHFSMTGNIINCYDNDDCTFKDSTGSVHIDVEDGAWQGKTVNANNRVRISGKVDLDDGRVTLDVNNITVLK; this comes from the coding sequence ATGAAAAAACTTTTAGCTTTAACTGCAATTTTCGCAATCTCTTCACCGGCAATGGCTGGATTTGAAAACACCACCTCAGCGAATAACGATGGCTTTAAATCTAACCACACAAACGTTCAAGCTGCAGCAATCAAGAACGTAGCACAAGCAAAGAAAGCAGGTGATAACGCACATTTTTCAATGACTGGAAACATTATCAATTGCTACGATAACGATGATTGTACCTTCAAAGATTCAACCGGTTCTGTACATATTGATGTTGAAGACGGTGCATGGCAAGGCAAAACAGTAAATGCAAATAACCGTGTGCGTATTTCAGGCAAAGTTGACCTTGATGACGGCCGAGTGACTTTAGATGTAAATAACATCACTGTTTTAAAATAA
- a CDS encoding hemolysin family protein encodes MSLFEASLIILLLIIASAIISSSEISLAGARKLKLQAMINEGDLRAEKVLKLQEQPGRFITVVQIGLNMVAILGGVVGESAINPYFSEWLAKYTQAEWVDSAASWIAFIIVTSAFVLFADLMPKRIAMTYPEKVAVRTIGIMMFCIALFKPLVLFFDWIANTLFKLFHVSTVRQDNMTSEDIVAVVDAGAKAGILKAQEHYLIENVFEMQERRVTSTMTTRENIVFLNRTDNREKVLETLGEDPYSKVLICDDGLDKILGYIETHDLLTQYLKNDNVSLTDAKLLKKSLFIPDTLSLYEVLELFKSAGEDFAVIVNEYALVVGILTLNDVMSIVMGELVSTEEEQIVRRDEDSWLIDGATPLEDVMKALEIESFPNAENYETIGGFMMYMLRKIPKKTDFVLYDQYKFEIIDTENFKIDQLMVSFRKDIAN; translated from the coding sequence ATGAGCTTATTTGAAGCAAGTTTGATTATCTTATTACTGATTATTGCCAGTGCAATTATCTCATCTTCAGAAATCTCTCTTGCCGGTGCAAGAAAACTGAAATTACAGGCAATGATTAACGAGGGCGACCTCCGTGCCGAAAAAGTTTTAAAGCTCCAGGAACAGCCGGGACGCTTTATTACCGTGGTACAAATCGGATTAAATATGGTGGCGATCCTTGGTGGTGTGGTCGGTGAAAGTGCGATTAATCCTTACTTTAGCGAATGGCTTGCCAAATATACACAAGCGGAATGGGTTGATAGTGCAGCATCTTGGATTGCCTTTATCATTGTCACTTCGGCATTTGTTCTCTTTGCAGACTTAATGCCGAAACGTATTGCGATGACATACCCGGAAAAAGTAGCAGTACGAACCATCGGCATTATGATGTTTTGTATTGCATTATTTAAGCCGCTTGTACTGTTTTTCGATTGGATTGCCAACACATTATTTAAGTTATTTCACGTTTCTACTGTTCGCCAAGACAATATGACCTCCGAAGATATTGTTGCAGTAGTTGATGCGGGAGCGAAAGCCGGTATTTTAAAAGCACAAGAACATTATCTCATTGAAAACGTGTTTGAAATGCAGGAACGCCGTGTAACATCAACGATGACCACCCGTGAAAATATTGTGTTTTTAAATCGCACCGATAACCGAGAAAAAGTGCTGGAAACATTGGGTGAAGATCCCTATTCCAAAGTACTGATCTGCGATGACGGATTGGATAAAATTTTAGGTTATATTGAAACGCACGATCTACTGACACAGTACCTAAAAAACGATAACGTGTCGCTAACAGATGCGAAATTACTGAAAAAATCACTTTTCATCCCGGATACTCTGTCACTTTACGAAGTATTAGAGCTGTTTAAATCTGCCGGTGAAGATTTTGCGGTTATCGTAAATGAATACGCATTAGTGGTGGGGATTCTAACCCTCAATGATGTAATGAGTATCGTGATGGGCGAATTGGTTTCAACCGAAGAGGAACAAATTGTCCGCCGAGATGAAGATTCGTGGTTAATTGACGGTGCTACACCGCTCGAAGACGTGATGAAAGCGTTAGAAATCGAAAGCTTCCCGAATGCGGAAAACTATGAAACTATTGGTGGTTTTATGATGTATATGTTACGTAAAATTCCAAAGAAAACCGATTTTGTTCTTTATGATCAATATAAATTCGAAATTATTGATACCGAGAATTTTAAAATCGACCAATTAATGGTTTCTTTCCGTAAAGATATCGCAAACTAG